The DNA window cttgttaccagtacagtctgaatccccggactctgcgcctgcaaaaatttaattctgtaccaattgcgtcagtgctatttatctgcaaataaatctcaaataaacagcgtgtgtgaaatggtaaacagtaattggcgtttgcgtaagaataaattcaacagcgaaccaaaataccgtataagaaaaaattctaaaaatcgagTATTCATGAAATCAGGatattaatgaaataaaatccaagattatatgaaactcccaatttttagacagaagtctgttgccttctttctgaaaaaagatgcgggcaaattttggggtataacaatggtGCATCACCAAGCATTTTAATCAAGataaaagatcaagaaaagaaAACCATCAAAGCATATTCAATTTTAATAAACAAAAGAAATTCAgtagcaaaataaattaaatgccaaaataaaataaactaagggAAAAGAAAATCAAGACTTGAAAATAATTAGGTTTTCTTTTAGGAAATTGAaagtaatgaaaataaaaaaaaaattaaatgcaaagaaattaagaaaaaaatattagaaaatggaaggaaaaatggaacaaaatattaaaaagggtTCCGTGGGTGTTGAACCCATGACGCAAAGGATAACAAACACACATCAAACCACTATGCCACCACCAACCAGTCATACAATAAACGCAACTAAACATAAAAAAGGAAAACAAGATGCGCCAACTAGTCAAAAGTTGTCAACGCATAAATTTGAATATGGCACTAAAGGGGAGCTTCATCCTTTACCTTTAGATCAGGCCACCACCCACCACTGTACACGGTAGTTTTTGCACCACAAATAGAAAATGAGCATACCATTCCCACTCAAAATCACTTGTTGAATCCAAAAATGACATTAGTTTCATCTAAAAAGGCTCTAACTCATGTAATCAAATGAAGATCAGAGAACCCCTAAAAATCAAAACAACTCCACGCAACGGTTAGGAATAGAAGTAGGAAAAACAACATTGTTGCTCTGCAAACAGATCAAGGAAATCTGGAGGAGGTGGGGGATGTGAGGAGAGAGGTAAAGGATTATTTTGAAAACAGATTTAGGAATAGTGGAAGACCAAGGCCAAGGTTATCAGGAATTGAATTCAATCAACTCTCTGTGGAGGATAGGAGGGATTTGGAGGAGGAATTCTCAAAAGAAGAAATTAGAGAGGTGGTGTTTAGCTGTGATGGTGACAGAAGCCCAGGGCCAGACGGTTATAATATAGGTTTCATTTAAAAGGTGCTGGGGGACTATGGGAGACAATATTACTCATTGTGTTCAAGATTTCCACCATAAAGCATCACTGCCTCGAGCTTTCACGGCCGCTTTCATTGCTTTGATACCGAAAGTTGAACAACCTCAGGGCCTTAAAGATTTCAGACCAATATGTCTAATAGGCTGCATATATAAGATCATCTCCAAATTGTTAGTTGCTAGACTAAGGAGGGTAATTGGAAAGCTTGTATCCAAAACGCAAATAGCTTTTGTGCCGGGGAGGCAGATCTTAGATGGAGTACTACTAACAAATGAAATCATAGATTTTGCTCAGAGAAATAATAGACCTTGCATGCTGTTCAAAGTGGATTTTGCGCAGGCCTACGACTGTGTGGAATGGGATTTCTTAAGAGAAATGATGAGCAAAATGGGGTTTGGGCACAAATGGCTGCAATGGATGGAGGCCACGGTTTTCAGTAGTAACTTGTCAATACTAGTGAATGGAAGTCCTACGTCAGAATTTCTCGCAACACGGGGTTTGAGGCAGGGAGATCCATTGTCACCTTTTCTTTTTACCATTGTGGCTGAAGGTCTGGCAAGCATGGTGAAACAATCTGTTCATATAGGTGGTTTTCGAGGATTCAAGATAAGCGAGGATGTGTCGTATGAGTTACTCCAATTCGCAGACGATACCATTCTGGTGGGTGAGGGAAGTTGGAGCAATTCGTGGGCATTGAAAGTTTTATTAAGAGGCTTCGAAATGGTATCTGGATTGAGAATCAATATGTGGAAAAGCAAGATGTATGCATTTGGGATTGATCAATATTTTATGCAGGCAGCGAGTCATTTTCTTTCGTGTATAATTGATCAAGTTCCATTCAAGTTCCTTGGAATAGTGGTGGGAGGTAATCCGAGGAGAACTAATTTCTGGAATCCATTAATATCCATTCTGAAAGCCAGATTCTCGCCTTGGATTGGGAGGTTATTGTCAATTGGTGGCCGTGTCACTCTTATCAACTCTGTTGTTAACAATCTGCCAGTTTACTATTTATCTTTCTTTAAAATACCAAGCAAGGTGTTAAAGGAAATTGTAAAGCTTCAGCGAAATTTTTTGTGGCACAATGCTACAGAGAGAAAGGGTGTGGATTGGATTAGTTGGAGAACAATCTGTAAACCGAAGGATCAAGGTGGCCTAGGGATAAAAGATATTGCGGTTTTCAATAAGGCATTACTTACAAAGTGGCTGTGGAGATTCATAAAGGAGGACAATGCATTATGGAAGAACATTTTAGAAGCAAAGTATGGGGCAATGCATGAAAGAATTCTTTTCAAAATTAAGAGGTCACCATTGTCTCGAAAGTCAATTTGGTGGAGGGACTTGATGCAACTCAGTGAGGAAAGGGAAGATTGTAGCTTTGGTCAGATGGTGCTGATTAAATTAGGAGATGGAGTGAAAACTCCATTCTGGACAGGGAGGTGGATTGGGCAGAGCCCACTATGCACGATGTTTCCTAACCTTTTTCTTATTGCAGGTAATCCGGTGGTGGAAGTGGCTTCGATGGGTGAGTGGATAGATAATGTATGGCACTGGTAGATTGAAACGAATGTTATGGTGGACAACATGGAAGCTCAGAGTGAGAAGGAAGAGTTAGTGAAGATTCTGGAGGGTATAGAACAAGAAGAATGGCCCAGGATGAGTTTGTGTGGATTTTGGATAGGGTGGAAGATTTTGTGGTGAAAGCTTATTATGCAAAAGTGGTGGCTGAAACGGCTACGTCAGCTGCAGAGATTGCCTCAAGACAAGCTAATAAGGTGATTTGGAAAGCAAGAATGCCGTCGAAAGTTAAGATCTTCTCTTGGAGATTGCTAAAAGATAGATTACCAACGAGGCTACAATTGCTTAAAAGAGACATCATCGTGGATAATGAAGAATGTTTGTGTGTTTTCGGATGCCCGATCAAGGAAGATGCAAAACACTTGTTTCTTCGATGTGACAAATTGAGAAGGGTGTGGGAAAAGATTCAAAGCTGGTTAGAAATCACAGTGACGGGTGGAGATGATTGCCGTAGTAACTATATGAATTGGTTTGAAGCTTTACATCAAAAAATTCCCGCGAGGAGGGCTGGAGTGTTTTGGGCAGTTGTATGTTGGTGCATTTGGAAACAAAGGAATGATATGGTGTTCAATAATGCAGTAGAAGATGTGGAAGAGATAGTACACAATGTAAAGATGCATTCCCGGTGGTGGATGGCTATTGGAAATAACAAGAGAATAGAATGTTCCTTCTATGAGTGGTTTAACTTTCCTATACAATGTATGCAATTGTAAGGGTTTTAACTCTACTTTTTATTCTGGGTTTCGATGCTTACAGGTCTGTTGGTGTTTTTTGGCCATGTTATTTCTCTGGCCTGTGTAATGTATTCATTGTTGGTTTGAGCACCATTGGTGctttatgatatatatatatatatatatatatatatatatatatatataccattgctgatcaaaaaaaattttaaatgccATACATCATGAATAAATGCACAATACATTAGGGCTTTTATTCCTTAGGTTCAAATGCACACAACCATATCAATAAAACATATAAATGATGATTAGAAAGTAGAGTTCAAAGTATGAGAAATGTTACCTATCGGAGAGAGTCTAATACCCCTTTGCAGCTACTTTCAAAGATGGAAAATAATGCCCTTAGCTTCCTTGAGTCTCTAGAAGTATGAATATGTGCTTACTTTGCTTTGAAATGCTCTAAAACTCTCTTCCCAATTCAACTTGCAGAGTGGGAAAATGGAGTTCGGAGAGGGTGAAATGATGAACACATAAGTGTATTAGTGTATACAGAAGTTTGTATTTAATGTGTGGATGGTGATTGTGAAGAAAAGTGGAAAGGAAAGGGGAAGGGAAGTGAGTTTCGAATGTTTGGTTTTTTGAAGGAAAGTGAGTTTTTGCAATGGTGATTTCTGGATGTTGAAGGAAAGAGCTTGTGTTTGAAGGGTAGAAAAAcatttagaaagggggggtttgaataagtgtagtcttaaaaacttgaacgataaaaataaattgcacagttatttttatcctggttcgttgttaactaaactactccagtccacccccacggagtgatttacctcacctgaggatttaatccactaatcgcaacagattacaatggttttccacttagtccacgactaagtcttctagagtatcctgatcacaacctgatcactccaggaacaaatgcttagacacaagctaagactttcttagagtatcctgaccaccacgtgatcactctaaatacaactacttagacacaagctaagacttcctagagtatcctgatcaacacttgatcactctagttccttacaacttaatgtaatcaaataagagttttacaatgcttctttaaaagctataatcacaacagtgatatttctcttaacgtttaagcttaatctcactaatatattacaacagcaatgtagtgagctttgatgaagatgaagtttctgagctttgagtttgagcagcgtttcagcaagtttttcagaataatttcgttcagaattggtaaccttgcttctcatcagaacttcatatttataggcgtttgagaagatgaccgttgagcgcatttaatgctttgcgtattccgtacagctttgcatttaatgtttcacgcttttgtcaactacctcgagccttgttcacgctgtgtctactgacgttgcctttaatagcttccaacgttccttttgtcagtcagcgtagcctgccacctgtactttcttctgatctgatgtttgaataaaatatttgaatatcatcagagtcaaacagcttggtgcatagcatcttcttgtcttctgaccttgaagtgcttctgagcgtgataccatgagaacttcagtgcttctgcttctgacctcaagttcttctgatgctttcatagacccatgttctgattctgccttgaccatcttctgatgtcttgccagaccatgttctgatgttgcatgctgaaccttctgagacaaagcttctgagcgctgatttgtgcatactctttatatatttcctgaaatggaaattgcaatgtattagagtaccacattatctcacacaaaattcatatccttgttatcatcaaaactaagaatattgatcagaacaaatcttgttctaacaatctccccctttttgatgatgacaaaaacatatataaatgatatgaatttgcgatcagaaagagcagacggctaaagacaaattacacagctatagcataagcatgtgaatatgtctccccctgagattaacaatctccccctgagatgaataatctccccctgaaataaatactcgaagaactttaataataaaagacttccctgattatttcggtagagacgatcacataagcttctgtcttttgaaaattcatagcttctgacttctgcttccattggacagcttcagaacttgaatttctttagattcctagaacactcacagcttctgattcctgcttccatttaggacagcttcagaacttgaatttctttgatcttcagaacattcacagcttctgattcctgcttccatttaggacaacttcagaacttgaatttctttgatcttcagaacattcacagcttctgattcatgcttccatttaggacagcttcagaacttgagttttctggatctttagaacattcacagcttctgatttctgcttccctcggatagcttcagagctttgaatttcttcttacatcacttcatgctagattgtatcagaacattgttgaatgtaccagagcatcatcagagcatctctacatcctgaaatgttacagaacaaaactaaacgacaaaagtcagcatgaatgagttagaacataaaatgtgtatcagaacacaaaatatgtatcagagccatataagccacatagaatatatcagatccaatagacaaagtatcagagcaaatagacaatgatttggatcatattctattatcagaatttctgatcattcttccttcttgcttccgattctgaagcttcctagcactcagcttgcttcaagaatccaagagcttgattcattttgttgcttcttatgttgatcttaaatctttgattcctgcaacaacacaacttaaaaacatagaactttgcaagttctgttagtaaagcaactgattaaatcaaatcatttatcacatatttctccccctttttgtcatatcatcaaaaacataaaagattcagataaaaacaaaaagagacacacggaggaaaaagatgatttcattgaagttcaaacaacaggtacagaagtacacgaagagaaggaagacaagatgcacaaaaacagatgcagcaaaaagcaaaaaaaaaaaaaaacatagactcaatctaagacggccctagccttgacaggatcttggccagcatctcttgaaccccattgttgtactcattctgcttctctatgaaagctctaaactcatcctggttcttctgaagaacttccagagttcttgcaagacgggaaggttcatcagaagaagcttcaccgcttctaaccacagggatggcattctgatctgtagcttccatagatagatcatttgcagggatttgctcaacaggaactgattcagcaacatgatcttctacatctacttcttgcatagaagcatctccatattctgcagctggaatctcagaatctccattctcaagtgcctgaagaatggcagcaagattcctgggagcagaaggaccttcaacttctggtgggttaacaacttctggaatgaccaagcttgggtctttctcagaagggttttccctcagaaagtcaaagagggtcttgaaatccccgagcagaactggatattgaggtatccataccacaatttccctgcaaggattagcttccattgcagcagcaagtcttgctaGTTCCAATTCATCCAGAAAGGGCTTCTCTTCTAAAAgatgtcttcctctgagacgaacaaactagaagtcttcatagcttctcagaattccacgaggccgtggggcagcttctatacaggtttcctgaagttctaaaaacagagcatctgattcgctgcgtaagatcctccagaagttccgcgtagcaacatcattcaagccagaactttcagcaattctgagagtatcctctttactttttcaaaaatttcaccaatagggtagatgggttgggattttaattgggtttttgaaaaggcagggttgggaatgaagtacggttgaggttctctattcaacctataagaagattctgcttcagtatcagaatctaacactaccacttcagcttcaggacgaggcttgggagtgtagttgcaatcacagagcagctgttcatgtgatgcagaggttggaaaaatagagtcactatggttatttagagaggtagaaggaataagttcaaaggtggcatggggaggaggttgagagatggagatatttgtgtgtggtggaaatagagtttgaaggggtggtatatccagaacaggattgatggtgggtggagacaaaggaatggttacaggagaagatggaggtgtaagaacatggacagttataggtgattctgatgtggctttttctggttcaggggtaggggcaaccgctattggtgtaacttctgaaAAATCAGCAggatcaggttcagaaatacatatacctttggatgctttctgaagagctttgaccacagcctcagtcttcttctgcttcttactcttcggctcttcaacaatttttgttttgccactagagatctctttccttctgacgctcgccagatcttcctgttgattcacagcctcttgaacaacattttcttcatcagattcttgaagaatcatctttctttttctggttttcttcttctcaacaacttcaacaatctcaacattgttatttgacttcttcttctttttctcagcttccttctttttcttctcaaaatcaacagaaacagccttaacaacctttgcaatgacttcttctgggaccacttctttcttggtggtagcagcaggatgatcaaactttcttttggtcctttcttccttcttgcgattcactataattggagcacctttctcttgatctttaagacttttatcctctttttgtgacttcaaatacctagttctgacttctggtacctc is part of the Vicia villosa cultivar HV-30 ecotype Madison, WI linkage group LG2, Vvil1.0, whole genome shotgun sequence genome and encodes:
- the LOC131649336 gene encoding uncharacterized protein LOC131649336 — encoded protein: MAQDEFVWILDRVEDFVVKAYYAKVVAETATSAAEIASRQANKVIWKARMPSKVKIFSWRLLKDRLPTRLQLLKRDIIVDNEECLCVFGCPIKEDAKHLFLRCDKLRRVWEKIQSWLEITVTGGDDCRSNYMNWFEALHQKIPARRAGVFWAVVCWCIWKQRNDMVFNNAVEDVEEIVHNVKMHSRWWMAIGNNKRIECSFYEWFNFPIQCMQL